Proteins encoded together in one Lysinibacillus sp. FSL K6-0232 window:
- a CDS encoding DedA family protein produces the protein MDEVVKLLETYGYVLIIVALFFGIVGIPAPEESLIFLVGLFVGYHRLSLGLSIVSIFIGVYAGLLVAYAIGRWLGYPFMRRFGKFIGLTERNLATVSKGYNRNALRTVVVGIFIPGVRQLSPYVAGLSRVPFKNYLLYAFLATLVWAVPFLLAGRILGSVFHIGPEIAPYIGIGIAIVFISYFLWKKRKGLRFK, from the coding sequence ATGGATGAAGTAGTCAAGCTGCTTGAAACTTATGGTTATGTACTTATTATTGTAGCGCTATTTTTTGGTATTGTAGGCATTCCAGCACCTGAGGAATCATTAATTTTTTTAGTCGGATTATTTGTAGGCTATCATCGTTTGTCTTTAGGTTTGTCTATTGTAAGCATCTTTATTGGTGTTTATGCAGGGCTGTTAGTGGCATATGCAATTGGACGTTGGTTGGGGTATCCGTTTATGAGGCGCTTTGGAAAATTTATCGGCTTGACGGAGCGAAATTTAGCAACAGTTAGTAAGGGCTATAATCGTAATGCCCTTCGTACAGTAGTAGTGGGAATTTTTATTCCGGGTGTACGACAGTTAAGCCCATACGTGGCAGGTCTTAGTAGAGTGCCATTTAAAAATTACTTACTTTATGCCTTTTTAGCAACACTAGTTTGGGCTGTTCCCTTTTTATTAGCAGGACGCATTTTAGGCTCTGTGTTTCATATTGGACCTGAGATAGCGCCGTATATAGGAATAGGTATCGCTATTGTGTTTATTAGTTATTTTTTGTGGAAAAAAAGAAAAGGACTACGCTTTAAGTGA
- a CDS encoding polysaccharide deacetylase family protein, giving the protein MKKGLAKTVLFTVGGWLSYSIAATAIYKKTALVQTSCKKGVALTFDDGPHPIYTPQLLDLLKEFDIQVTFFVVGEHAQAYPAIIKRMYKEGHAIGIHHYKHTSNWVMPPYKVKREIEQCAHVIEQITGKRPTLYRPPWGHLNACVPLLTKPYRIVLWTRHFTDWRIAHIQHTLEADLVEATKAGGIFLLHDNGQTLGADEDAPKYMLKHLEGYLRKHAHTAKFVTLR; this is encoded by the coding sequence TTGAAAAAGGGTTTAGCAAAAACAGTATTGTTTACCGTAGGCGGATGGCTATCCTACTCGATAGCAGCGACAGCTATCTATAAAAAAACAGCGCTAGTGCAAACTAGTTGTAAGAAAGGAGTGGCATTAACATTTGATGATGGGCCACATCCAATCTATACACCACAGCTATTGGATTTACTAAAGGAATTTGATATACAGGTGACCTTTTTTGTAGTTGGTGAGCATGCACAGGCATATCCAGCTATTATCAAGAGGATGTATAAGGAAGGGCATGCTATTGGTATCCATCATTATAAACATACGTCAAACTGGGTAATGCCACCATATAAAGTAAAAAGAGAGATTGAGCAATGTGCACATGTGATTGAACAGATTACAGGGAAGCGACCAACCTTATATCGTCCACCATGGGGACATTTGAATGCTTGTGTACCACTGCTGACAAAGCCATATCGCATTGTACTATGGACACGACACTTTACAGATTGGCGGATTGCACATATTCAGCATACATTAGAGGCTGATCTAGTAGAAGCAACAAAAGCAGGGGGCATCTTTTTATTACATGATAATGGGCAAACATTAGGAGCAGATGAGGATGCGCCAAAGTATATGCTGAAGCATTTAGAAGGTTATTTGCGCAAGCATGCCCATACAGCAAAGTTTGTCACATTAAGGTAG
- a CDS encoding KinB-signaling pathway activation protein, with protein MTIRNWAKFFFFAMLVGGVVNGVCSLFIRWEFFQPYIANGQWGEFFAGLLWMVFLGFTMSVIAQAGFFAYLTLHQVGVNIFRTLTLWNWVQLLLIAITIFDIIFFRFIPGIKEGQGWLFYVGLLIVLIFAAVATAVQKVKLTGKKHVFISALFFMIVITTLEWTIALMGRDENINEYVALLLFPLLAVNAYQLLVLPKYNAKSDEDRQKLEARRKARREQAKNA; from the coding sequence GTGACGATACGAAATTGGGCAAAGTTTTTCTTCTTTGCAATGCTCGTTGGTGGTGTAGTCAACGGAGTTTGTAGTTTGTTTATTCGTTGGGAATTTTTCCAACCATACATAGCAAATGGTCAATGGGGTGAATTTTTCGCCGGACTTTTATGGATGGTTTTCTTAGGATTTACAATGAGTGTAATTGCACAGGCTGGCTTTTTTGCTTATTTAACACTTCATCAAGTTGGTGTTAATATTTTTAGAACACTGACATTATGGAATTGGGTACAGCTATTATTAATTGCAATCACTATTTTTGATATTATTTTCTTCCGCTTTATACCAGGCATAAAAGAAGGGCAAGGTTGGTTATTCTATGTAGGATTATTAATTGTGCTAATTTTTGCAGCGGTTGCAACAGCCGTTCAAAAAGTAAAATTAACAGGTAAAAAGCATGTATTTATTTCTGCATTGTTCTTTATGATTGTTATAACAACATTAGAATGGACAATTGCGTTAATGGGTCGTGACGAAAATATTAATGAATATGTTGCATTATTATTATTCCCATTACTAGCTGTTAATGCCTACCAATTATTGGTGTTACCTAAATATAATGCAAAATCTGATGAAGATCGTCAAAAATTAGAAGCACGCCGCAAAGCGCGTCGTGAACAAGCTAAAAACGCATAA
- the gerD gene encoding spore germination lipoprotein GerD, whose product MRKFTLLLMLTLLLSACAQDKTSTMSYDEIKKIMIDSLQTEDGKKALRQLLEEPSFRELLILEHEEVKKATEETLLSKEAEDFWKKTFEDPKFKETVAKSMQKQQQDIMKALMKDPTFQKDMEAFFGQPDMQKQLETILKSSNMRKQMEEVVKETIESPLMQSKWQELLKKSGGDTASSEGGDKKEASGEGGSSDEAGKEQKSAE is encoded by the coding sequence ATGCGAAAATTCACCTTATTACTCATGCTAACGCTTTTGCTTTCTGCCTGTGCACAAGATAAAACCTCTACCATGTCCTATGATGAAATCAAAAAAATCATGATCGACTCTTTGCAAACAGAGGATGGTAAAAAGGCATTGCGACAGCTTTTAGAAGAGCCGAGCTTCCGTGAGCTTTTGATTTTAGAGCATGAAGAAGTAAAAAAAGCTACTGAGGAAACATTACTTTCCAAGGAAGCAGAAGATTTTTGGAAAAAAACATTTGAAGACCCAAAGTTTAAAGAAACTGTTGCAAAAAGCATGCAAAAACAACAGCAGGATATTATGAAGGCTTTAATGAAAGACCCTACTTTCCAAAAAGATATGGAAGCTTTTTTTGGGCAGCCTGATATGCAAAAACAATTAGAAACCATTCTAAAATCATCCAATATGCGAAAGCAAATGGAGGAAGTAGTAAAGGAAACAATTGAAAGTCCTTTAATGCAGTCTAAATGGCAAGAGCTGTTAAAAAAGAGTGGTGGTGACACCGCTTCATCAGAAGGTGGCGATAAGAAAGAAGCCAGTGGTGAGGGCGGAAGTAGTGATGAGGCAGGTAAGGAGCAAAAAAGCGCTGAGTAA
- a CDS encoding P-loop NTPase, translating to MITEQQVREILGQLQDPFLHKSLAETDGIINVSIKEEKNHVSVKIAIAKLNTPEQLQLQMKIVEVLKEAGANTVGIRFEELSAEKLQNFRGTATESEAQDILSPLSTVQVISIASGKGGVGKSTVSVNLAVALARLGKKVGLIDADIYGFSVPDMMGVTDMPKVSNNRISPVNRFGVKMISMGFFVENNAPIVWRGPMLGKVLDQFFRDVAWGELDYLLLDLPPGTGDVALDIHQMLPSSKEIVVTTPHPTAAFVAARAGAMALQTDHEILGVIENMAWFESKSGEREFVFGQGGGPKLAEELRTELLGQIPLGQPDWTDEDFAPSVYAENHPTGQIYLDIATKITQKLNK from the coding sequence GTGATTACTGAACAACAAGTACGAGAAATACTAGGACAACTACAAGATCCATTTTTACATAAATCACTTGCAGAAACTGACGGTATTATAAATGTATCTATCAAAGAAGAAAAAAATCATGTCAGTGTAAAAATTGCGATTGCTAAGTTGAATACACCAGAACAATTACAACTACAAATGAAAATTGTTGAAGTATTGAAAGAAGCGGGTGCCAATACAGTTGGTATTCGTTTTGAAGAGCTATCAGCAGAAAAGCTTCAAAACTTCCGAGGCACAGCTACAGAGTCGGAAGCACAGGATATTTTATCACCATTAAGTACAGTGCAGGTGATTTCAATTGCTTCTGGTAAAGGCGGCGTAGGTAAATCGACAGTGTCGGTAAATTTAGCAGTTGCTTTAGCGCGCTTAGGCAAGAAGGTCGGCTTAATTGATGCAGATATTTATGGCTTTAGCGTACCAGATATGATGGGTGTTACAGATATGCCAAAAGTATCGAATAATCGAATTTCCCCAGTTAACCGATTCGGTGTAAAAATGATTTCAATGGGCTTCTTTGTTGAAAATAATGCGCCAATCGTATGGCGTGGTCCAATGCTAGGGAAAGTATTAGATCAGTTTTTCCGTGATGTAGCATGGGGCGAGCTTGATTACTTATTATTAGACTTACCACCAGGCACAGGCGATGTTGCATTAGATATCCATCAAATGTTACCATCGTCAAAAGAAATTGTTGTAACGACACCGCACCCAACAGCAGCATTTGTTGCAGCTCGTGCAGGGGCAATGGCTTTACAAACGGATCATGAAATTCTTGGCGTTATTGAAAATATGGCTTGGTTTGAATCTAAGTCAGGCGAGCGTGAATTTGTCTTTGGGCAAGGCGGAGGTCCTAAATTAGCAGAAGAGCTACGTACAGAGTTACTTGGACAAATTCCACTAGGCCAACCAGATTGGACGGATGAAGATTTTGCACCTTCTGTTTATGCGGAAAACCATCCAACAGGACAAATTTATTTAGATATCGCGACGAAGATCACTCAAAAATTAAATAAATAA
- a CDS encoding N-acetylmuramoyl-L-alanine amidase, producing MKRWLALGVIMLMSIVVVAYETNASDRNFFLPDPLSGIKIVIDAGHGGEDGGASKGEVIEKDITLAIAQHVEKQLKKKGATVVMTRTKNGDVIDEHAPSEKYGTLRERKKQDIFLRKDIVEKEKPDIFITIHANAIPETKWRGAQVFYHKEGHADGELLAKSIQQSIRTNLQNTDREALSIKQIYLLKKVEVPAALVETGFISNDEERALLIDKGYQKKMADAIVEGIEEYLLAKLE from the coding sequence GTGAAGCGCTGGCTTGCACTAGGAGTAATTATGCTTATGAGTATAGTGGTCGTGGCATATGAAACAAATGCTTCGGACCGTAACTTCTTCTTACCAGACCCACTTAGTGGCATAAAGATTGTTATTGATGCCGGGCATGGTGGTGAGGATGGAGGGGCTTCGAAAGGTGAAGTAATTGAAAAGGATATTACATTGGCAATTGCTCAACATGTTGAAAAGCAATTAAAGAAAAAAGGCGCAACAGTTGTTATGACGCGAACAAAAAATGGAGATGTGATTGATGAGCATGCGCCATCAGAAAAATACGGAACATTAAGGGAACGAAAAAAACAAGATATCTTTTTACGAAAGGATATTGTTGAAAAAGAAAAACCAGATATCTTTATTACAATTCATGCAAATGCCATTCCTGAAACAAAATGGCGAGGTGCACAGGTATTTTACCATAAAGAAGGACATGCTGATGGAGAGCTTCTTGCTAAAAGTATCCAACAATCTATTCGTACAAATTTACAAAATACAGATCGGGAAGCATTGTCTATTAAACAAATTTATTTACTCAAAAAAGTGGAAGTACCTGCTGCATTAGTAGAAACTGGCTTTATTAGCAATGATGAGGAGCGTGCATTATTAATAGATAAGGGCTATCAAAAAAAGATGGCAGATGCTATTGTCGAAGGCATTGAGGAATATTTATTAGCTAAATTAGAGTAA
- a CDS encoding DUF4822 domain-containing protein: protein MKKLLIVSVAAMALLVACQDKKPAQDSSTKHEEVRTENPVKEQAEKQVTKGQEMIDILGSTNWQATKAYDKDHNDVTAENANFIGLAKYNADAGHYELFDVTTGESRGDQGTFFITNDGKHRVFISESKDAQTIVDIIELNDNIFTYKRMGKDAAGNDVEVFVEHIPYKEKELTFTDQDKTLDSTTGDIVTDVDGDVILAKTLWQGSAVLDEAGNDVTQLNTNFISIAKYDANTNQYEFFNPETGKSRGDYGYFNVIHNNKIRAHMSVSEKKYGIALEITELNDKKFTYKRTGKDKDGNDITVFVEHTPYKGEFKPEFTLQ, encoded by the coding sequence ATGAAGAAGCTATTGATAGTATCTGTTGCAGCAATGGCACTGCTTGTTGCATGTCAAGATAAGAAGCCAGCGCAAGACAGTTCGACAAAGCACGAGGAGGTCAGAACAGAAAATCCAGTGAAGGAACAAGCCGAGAAGCAAGTAACAAAGGGGCAAGAAATGATCGACATTCTTGGTAGCACAAACTGGCAAGCGACAAAAGCCTATGATAAGGATCACAATGACGTAACGGCAGAGAACGCAAACTTTATTGGTTTAGCTAAATACAATGCAGATGCAGGGCATTATGAACTATTTGATGTGACGACTGGCGAAAGCCGTGGCGATCAAGGAACATTCTTTATCACAAATGATGGGAAACATAGGGTCTTCATTTCGGAGTCCAAAGACGCTCAAACCATTGTAGACATTATAGAGCTAAACGATAATATCTTCACGTATAAAAGAATGGGGAAGGATGCGGCTGGTAATGATGTAGAGGTCTTTGTGGAACATATTCCATATAAAGAAAAGGAGCTTACATTTACAGATCAGGATAAGACGCTTGATTCGACGACAGGCGATATTGTGACGGACGTTGATGGGGATGTGATTCTAGCTAAGACACTATGGCAGGGGTCTGCTGTATTAGATGAAGCAGGTAACGATGTCACACAATTGAATACGAATTTTATTAGTATTGCCAAATATGATGCGAATACAAATCAATACGAATTTTTCAACCCTGAAACAGGCAAAAGTCGCGGTGACTATGGTTACTTTAATGTCATTCATAACAATAAAATTAGAGCCCATATGTCAGTTAGTGAGAAGAAGTATGGTATTGCACTTGAGATTACGGAATTAAATGATAAGAAATTTACGTATAAAAGAACAGGCAAAGATAAGGATGGGAATGATATAACTGTATTTGTCGAGCATACACCATATAAGGGTGAATTTAAACCTGAGTTTACACTACAATAA
- the rpsI gene encoding 30S ribosomal protein S9 codes for MAQVQYIGTGRRKSSVARVRLVPGTGKIVINKREIEEYVPFAALREVIKQPLVATETTGSYDIHVNVNGGGYTGQAGAIRHGIARALLQVDPDFRAALKSAGLLTRDSRMKERKKPGLRGARRAPQFSKR; via the coding sequence TTGGCACAAGTTCAATACATCGGCACTGGTCGCCGTAAAAGCTCTGTAGCTCGCGTACGTCTAGTACCAGGTACAGGTAAAATTGTTATCAACAAACGTGAAATCGAAGAATACGTACCATTCGCTGCATTACGTGAAGTAATTAAACAACCATTAGTAGCTACTGAAACTACAGGAAGCTATGATATCCACGTAAACGTTAACGGTGGTGGATACACTGGTCAAGCTGGTGCAATTCGTCATGGTATCGCTCGTGCTCTACTTCAAGTAGACCCAGATTTCCGTGCTGCATTAAAATCAGCTGGATTACTTACTCGTGATTCACGCATGAAAGAACGTAAAAAACCAGGTCTTCGCGGCGCTCGTCGTGCACCTCAGTTCTCAAAACGTTAA
- the rplM gene encoding 50S ribosomal protein L13, translated as MRTTFMAKGHEVDRKWLVVDAEGQTLGRLASEVAAILRGKHKPTFTPNVDTGDHVIIINADKIHLTGNKLEGKLYRHHTQFAGGLKTRTAGEMLDKYPTRMIELAVKGMLPKNSLGRKMFTKLNVYTGTEHPHAAQKPQSYELRG; from the coding sequence ATGCGTACAACATTCATGGCTAAAGGTCACGAAGTAGACCGTAAATGGTTAGTAGTTGATGCAGAAGGCCAAACTCTTGGACGTTTAGCTTCTGAAGTAGCTGCAATCTTACGTGGTAAACATAAACCAACATTCACACCAAACGTTGACACAGGTGATCACGTAATCATCATTAACGCTGACAAAATCCATTTAACTGGTAACAAATTAGAGGGTAAACTTTACCGTCACCATACTCAATTTGCAGGTGGTTTAAAAACTCGTACTGCTGGTGAAATGTTAGATAAATACCCAACAAGAATGATCGAATTAGCAGTTAAAGGAATGCTTCCTAAAAACTCTTTAGGTCGCAAAATGTTCACTAAACTTAACGTTTACACTGGAACAGAGCATCCGCATGCTGCACAAAAACCGCAAAGCTACGAGCTTCGTGGATAA
- the truA gene encoding tRNA pseudouridine(38-40) synthase TruA: protein MRRLKGIISYDGTHFSGYQVQPGERTVQAELERVLTIMHKGEKVKVTASGRTDAKVHATGQTVHFDTSLAIPVEKYSKALNVQLPRDIRVLLVEEVAHDFHARYSVTGKRYRYIWSCESIQSPFRRYYTVETNGVKPNVEVMQEAAKAIIGTHDFSCFCAANTSVKDKVRTVTALQFEWHGEELHMVIEGNGFLYNMVRIIAGTLWEVGIGRRAIDNVALVIASKDRNQAGKTAPPHGLYLEKVFYL from the coding sequence ATGCGACGATTAAAAGGTATCATTAGCTATGATGGGACACATTTCTCAGGCTATCAAGTACAGCCTGGGGAGCGTACAGTTCAAGCTGAGCTTGAGCGTGTGTTAACCATTATGCATAAAGGAGAAAAGGTTAAGGTAACGGCTAGTGGACGTACAGATGCAAAAGTACATGCAACAGGACAAACAGTACATTTCGATACGTCGCTCGCCATTCCTGTTGAAAAATATAGCAAGGCTTTAAATGTACAGCTTCCTAGAGATATTCGCGTATTGTTGGTAGAAGAAGTGGCACATGATTTTCATGCACGCTATAGTGTCACAGGGAAGCGTTATCGCTATATTTGGTCCTGTGAATCTATTCAAAGCCCATTTAGAAGATATTATACAGTTGAAACAAATGGTGTGAAGCCGAATGTCGAGGTAATGCAGGAAGCGGCAAAGGCGATTATTGGTACGCATGATTTTTCCTGCTTTTGCGCAGCCAATACAAGCGTTAAGGATAAAGTACGTACTGTGACAGCCCTACAGTTTGAATGGCATGGTGAAGAGCTCCATATGGTGATTGAAGGAAATGGCTTCTTATATAATATGGTGCGGATTATTGCAGGTACTCTTTGGGAGGTTGGCATAGGTCGCCGTGCAATTGATAATGTAGCACTTGTAATTGCTTCAAAGGATCGCAATCAAGCAGGAAAAACCGCACCACCACACGGCTTGTACCTAGAAAAAGTGTTCTATTTATAA
- a CDS encoding energy-coupling factor transporter transmembrane component T family protein — protein sequence MMEKMIFGRFLPGDSPVHKLDPRSKLIFVFAFIVIVFLANNTVTYAILLAFTLLIIFISRIRLYFLINGLKPVLFLMAFTFLLHIFMTKEGVPVFESKFITIYDEGIRRGIYISIRFLVLVFMTSILTLTTSPISITDGIEVLLNPLKALKVPVHELALMMSISLRFIPTLMDETDKIMKAQMARGSDLSSGPIKDRIKAVVPLLVPLFVSAFKRAEDLATAMEVRGYRGGEGRTRYRKLKWDMGDTFALVLLVAVGVLLFFYRS from the coding sequence ATGATGGAAAAAATGATTTTTGGACGTTTCTTACCAGGCGATTCCCCCGTTCATAAGCTTGACCCACGATCAAAGCTAATTTTTGTATTTGCCTTTATTGTTATTGTATTTTTGGCTAATAATACAGTAACATATGCTATCTTATTGGCATTCACGCTGCTAATTATTTTTATATCACGTATTCGCCTATATTTCTTAATTAATGGATTAAAGCCTGTGCTCTTTTTAATGGCATTTACATTCCTTCTTCATATTTTTATGACGAAGGAGGGCGTACCTGTTTTTGAGTCGAAGTTTATAACTATTTATGATGAGGGAATTAGACGAGGAATCTATATTTCAATACGTTTTTTAGTATTAGTATTTATGACATCGATCTTAACGTTAACAACATCACCGATTTCAATTACAGATGGTATTGAAGTGCTATTAAATCCATTAAAGGCATTGAAAGTACCTGTTCATGAATTAGCCTTAATGATGTCGATTTCATTGCGCTTTATCCCAACGTTAATGGATGAAACAGATAAAATTATGAAGGCACAAATGGCGCGAGGCTCAGATTTATCGTCAGGGCCTATTAAAGACCGTATCAAGGCTGTTGTACCATTATTAGTACCTCTCTTTGTCAGTGCCTTTAAACGAGCTGAGGATTTAGCAACAGCCATGGAAGTAAGAGGCTACCGTGGTGGTGAAGGGCGAACGAGATATCGCAAGCTAAAATGGGATATGGGTGATACATTTGCACTTGTATTATTAGTGGCAGTAGGTGTATTGCTATTCTTCTATAGAAGCTAA
- a CDS encoding energy-coupling factor ABC transporter ATP-binding protein: protein MDIKLQQVSYAYAQGTPFEKWALFDVNFDIPSHTYQAIIGHTGSGKSTILQHFNALLRPTSGQVHIGDRLVVAGKKAKDLKAVRQKVGIVFQFPEHQLFEETVLKDIMFGPMNFGVPEKEAEARAKELVRLVGLPEAVLEKSPFDLSGGQMRRVAIAGVLAMDPEVIVLDEPTAGLDPRGQKEIMDLFYQLHKERQLTTILVTHSMEDAARYADNIVIMHEGKNVLSGTPRDIFKDVDTLKSFRLEPPRIVRFQHKVEQMIGQSFSKVCLTEEELAAEIAQALREERTKP from the coding sequence ATGGACATCAAACTTCAACAAGTAAGCTATGCTTATGCACAAGGAACGCCCTTTGAAAAATGGGCATTATTCGATGTGAATTTTGATATTCCATCACATACGTACCAAGCGATTATTGGGCATACTGGGTCTGGTAAATCGACTATTCTTCAGCATTTTAATGCACTTCTAAGACCTACTTCAGGACAAGTACATATTGGAGATCGTCTAGTAGTAGCTGGTAAAAAGGCAAAGGACTTAAAGGCAGTACGACAAAAGGTTGGGATTGTCTTTCAGTTCCCTGAGCATCAACTATTTGAAGAAACGGTACTAAAGGATATTATGTTTGGACCAATGAACTTTGGTGTACCAGAGAAGGAAGCGGAAGCACGAGCAAAGGAGCTTGTTCGCTTAGTGGGCTTACCAGAAGCAGTGCTTGAAAAATCGCCATTTGATTTATCAGGCGGTCAAATGCGCCGTGTTGCGATTGCAGGCGTTTTAGCGATGGACCCTGAGGTTATCGTATTAGATGAACCAACAGCTGGTCTTGATCCACGAGGGCAAAAGGAAATTATGGATTTGTTTTACCAGCTTCATAAGGAACGTCAGCTGACAACAATTTTAGTTACACACAGCATGGAGGATGCAGCTCGGTATGCCGATAATATCGTAATTATGCATGAGGGGAAAAATGTGTTAAGTGGAACACCACGAGATATTTTTAAAGATGTTGATACATTGAAAAGCTTCCGCTTAGAGCCACCACGTATTGTTCGCTTTCAGCACAAGGTTGAGCAAATGATTGGGCAATCCTTTTCTAAAGTTTGTTTGACGGAGGAGGAGCTTGCAGCTGAAATAGCACAAGCATTAAGAGAGGAGCGTACAAAACCATGA
- a CDS encoding energy-coupling factor ABC transporter ATP-binding protein produces MSEILSLNNVTFSYTPEEPNNRNAVENVSFAVEEGEWIAIVGHNGSGKSTIAKLMNGLLFPQQGDVRILREPLSEENLWQSRSLMGMVFQNPDNQFVGATVQDDVAFALENNAVPFEEMVKRVHAALEQVKMSQFLDHEPHHLSGGQKQRVAIAGALALKPKLLILDEATSMLDPQGRGEVLQTVQTLRTETGLTVLSITHDLEEAMLADRILFMNDGKKFAEGPPAEIFALGDKLVEFGLDLPFALKLSKLLQKEGVPLMGQHMTEEELVNDLWTSNFNK; encoded by the coding sequence ATGTCTGAAATTTTATCTTTAAATAATGTTACTTTTTCATATACACCAGAAGAGCCAAACAATCGTAATGCTGTTGAAAATGTCAGCTTTGCAGTTGAAGAAGGCGAATGGATTGCGATAGTCGGTCATAATGGCTCTGGTAAATCGACCATTGCCAAGCTAATGAATGGCTTGTTATTTCCTCAGCAGGGAGATGTGCGTATTTTACGTGAGCCGTTAAGTGAGGAAAACCTTTGGCAATCTCGCTCTTTAATGGGGATGGTTTTTCAAAATCCAGACAATCAATTTGTAGGGGCTACAGTACAGGATGATGTTGCCTTTGCATTAGAAAATAATGCTGTACCATTTGAAGAGATGGTGAAGCGTGTACATGCAGCGCTGGAGCAGGTAAAAATGAGTCAGTTTTTAGACCATGAGCCACATCATTTATCAGGAGGGCAAAAACAGCGTGTTGCTATTGCTGGTGCACTTGCGCTAAAGCCAAAGCTTCTTATTTTAGATGAGGCTACATCTATGTTAGACCCTCAAGGACGTGGAGAAGTGCTACAAACTGTTCAAACATTACGCACTGAAACAGGGCTAACGGTATTATCTATTACACATGACTTAGAAGAGGCGATGCTAGCAGATCGTATTCTATTTATGAACGATGGTAAAAAGTTTGCAGAAGGGCCACCTGCTGAAATTTTTGCCCTTGGTGATAAACTCGTTGAATTTGGACTGGATTTACCATTTGCCTTAAAGTTATCAAAGCTATTGCAAAAGGAAGGTGTTCCGTTAATGGGGCAACATATGACAGAAGAAGAGTTGGTGAATGATTTATGGACATCAAACTTCAACAAGTAA
- the rplQ gene encoding 50S ribosomal protein L17 → MGYRKLGRTSSQRKAMLRDLATDLIINERIETTEARAKEVRKAVEKMITLGKRGDLHARRQAAAFIRRELVTTTDAEGNETTSFALQKLFDDVAPRYAERQGGYTRILKVGPRRGDGAPVVVIELV, encoded by the coding sequence ATGGGTTACAGAAAACTTGGTCGTACAAGTTCTCAACGTAAAGCGATGTTACGTGACTTAGCTACTGATTTAATCATCAACGAGCGTATCGAAACTACTGAGGCTCGCGCTAAAGAAGTACGTAAAGCTGTTGAAAAAATGATTACTTTAGGTAAACGCGGAGATTTACATGCACGCCGTCAAGCTGCTGCATTTATCCGTCGTGAACTAGTAACGACGACTGATGCAGAAGGTAACGAAACAACATCATTTGCACTTCAAAAGTTATTTGATGATGTTGCACCACGTTATGCAGAGCGTCAAGGTGGTTACACTCGTATTCTTAAAGTAGGTCCTCGTCGTGGTGACGGTGCACCTGTTGTTGTGATTGAACTAGTTTAA